The following are from one region of the Stanieria sp. NIES-3757 genome:
- a CDS encoding putative multidrug efflux pump, giving the protein MLLSISNIFIKRPVLATVCSLLIILAGAIALPLLPIAKLPQLAPTQVKVTATYIGADAKTTEDTVTTIIEREINGVENMKYMSSNTGNNGVVNINVAFPTEIDRNQAQVNVQNRVGVAETQLPDVVQQTGVEVDKASPNILLVYAFYSDKDEQGQSFYDPIFMSNYIDLYVIDEIKRIFGVGSTTIYGERKYAMRIWLDPNKLAARNLTASDVVQAVQQQNIQVGAGRIGQEPSVPDQQFEIPLRSSGRFKTVEEAGDLVVKMGGDGTLIKLRDVGRIELGAETYETSAIYNDEPAVGLAVYQLPGTNALATGEAIKAKIAELQQNFPPGLKVDVAFDTTTFVDVAIEDVKSNTIEAIVYAIITIMIFLQNWRLAIIPAIAMPVAMIGAMAAVLGFGLELNLLTLFGIILAIGTVTDDAVVIVEAVQVKMSQGMKPLPAALDAMDELGGAVIASALTQLAVFIPVMFFPGTTGIVYRQFAITLGAAIVFSTFNAITLSPTLASLILRPPGSPRDPIDRTFHFLFGWFFGFFNRVFGWIERRYGQLIERLTSIKTIVLAIFIGGLVATVFMYQVIPSGFIPEEDQGYFFVLGNSPANTSLNYGRQQVAEVNEIVRNIPEMNSVFAAAGASFEGNSYNKYIFFGRLKPWQERLNPDQSVFAVLKNLNTQLRTQISGSRAVAVNAPAVDGLSATGGLEFQLQNRGGLPMDTMIEVAQKYIEAGNQRPELQNVFTQFTFYTDQQEISLDRDQINALNVDVAEVLRTLQTYLGSSYINDFVFANRQYRVYAQVEPEFRSNPSDISRFYVRSRDGSLIQLSNLVNIEEINYPPTLTHYNVYPSIKIQAAPAPGYSSGQAIQAMEAVAEQTLPNGFGYEWTGSALEELSAGGATILIFGLGFVLVFLVLAAQYESYIDPTIIMLTVPLSTLGALLAIWFRANVLQAGGFWPIISNDIYAQVGLLMLIGMASKNAILIVETANQYREVGMNFTKAAVEAAKSRFRPIMMTSLSGIVGYIPLMTASGAGALSRWSIGTVSFGGYLIATLLSLAVAPILYITIKTFEDKVLNSNRKQDDKVESPPFKEKAGGRN; this is encoded by the coding sequence ATGTTGCTCAGTATCTCAAACATCTTTATCAAACGCCCCGTTTTAGCAACGGTTTGCTCTTTGCTAATTATCTTAGCAGGAGCGATCGCCCTTCCCTTGCTTCCCATCGCTAAATTACCCCAACTCGCCCCCACTCAGGTCAAGGTGACAGCTACCTATATAGGTGCGGACGCGAAAACCACCGAAGATACGGTAACGACCATCATAGAGCGGGAAATTAATGGGGTGGAAAACATGAAATACATGAGTTCCAACACGGGTAACAATGGGGTCGTTAATATCAATGTTGCCTTTCCTACGGAGATAGACCGCAATCAGGCACAGGTCAATGTTCAAAACAGAGTCGGTGTAGCTGAAACCCAATTGCCTGATGTAGTCCAACAAACCGGGGTTGAAGTGGATAAAGCTTCCCCTAATATCCTTCTCGTTTATGCTTTCTACTCGGATAAAGACGAACAGGGACAATCCTTCTACGATCCGATTTTCATGAGTAATTATATCGATTTATATGTCATAGATGAAATTAAACGGATATTTGGGGTAGGTTCTACTACTATCTACGGCGAACGCAAATATGCGATGCGGATTTGGCTCGATCCAAATAAATTAGCTGCCCGCAATCTCACCGCCAGCGATGTAGTGCAAGCAGTTCAGCAACAAAATATTCAAGTTGGTGCGGGACGTATCGGTCAAGAACCCTCTGTTCCAGACCAACAGTTTGAGATTCCTTTACGAAGTTCGGGACGCTTCAAAACCGTAGAAGAAGCGGGAGATTTGGTCGTTAAGATGGGAGGAGACGGCACTTTAATTAAGCTAAGGGACGTAGGACGCATCGAACTGGGGGCAGAAACTTATGAAACTTCAGCTATTTATAATGACGAGCCAGCAGTGGGACTAGCGGTGTATCAACTGCCAGGAACTAATGCGCTGGCGACGGGGGAAGCGATCAAAGCCAAAATTGCTGAATTACAACAAAATTTTCCTCCCGGTCTTAAAGTTGATGTGGCTTTTGATACCACAACTTTTGTGGATGTGGCGATCGAGGATGTAAAAAGTAATACCATCGAGGCGATCGTTTACGCTATTATTACAATCATGATCTTCCTGCAAAACTGGCGTTTGGCAATCATTCCTGCCATTGCCATGCCCGTAGCGATGATTGGTGCTATGGCTGCCGTACTGGGGTTTGGCTTGGAATTGAATCTTTTAACCTTGTTTGGCATTATTTTAGCCATTGGAACCGTCACAGACGATGCAGTCGTGATTGTAGAGGCGGTGCAAGTTAAAATGTCCCAGGGAATGAAACCACTGCCAGCAGCTCTCGATGCCATGGATGAATTGGGAGGGGCAGTTATTGCCTCTGCTTTGACCCAATTAGCCGTATTTATTCCGGTTATGTTCTTTCCCGGCACGACGGGTATTGTCTATCGCCAATTCGCCATTACCCTTGGCGCTGCCATTGTTTTTTCTACCTTCAATGCGATTACCCTCTCCCCGACTTTAGCTTCCCTCATCCTGCGTCCCCCTGGTTCTCCAAGGGATCCAATAGATCGAACTTTCCACTTTTTATTTGGTTGGTTTTTCGGGTTCTTTAATCGAGTTTTTGGCTGGATCGAAAGGCGTTATGGTCAATTAATTGAGAGGCTAACCAGTATTAAAACGATAGTTCTGGCTATCTTTATCGGAGGTTTAGTTGCCACAGTATTTATGTATCAAGTAATTCCCTCTGGTTTTATTCCTGAAGAAGATCAGGGCTACTTTTTTGTTTTGGGAAATTCCCCTGCCAATACGTCCTTGAATTACGGTCGCCAGCAAGTTGCTGAAGTTAATGAAATCGTGCGCAATATTCCTGAAATGAACTCAGTATTTGCGGCAGCGGGTGCGAGCTTTGAAGGAAATAGCTACAACAAATATATTTTCTTCGGTCGCCTCAAACCATGGCAAGAGCGTCTCAACCCCGATCAATCGGTTTTTGCTGTTTTGAAGAATCTCAATACTCAACTCAGAACCCAGATTTCAGGCTCTAGGGCAGTGGCGGTTAATGCTCCTGCAGTGGATGGATTGAGTGCCACTGGTGGCTTAGAATTTCAGCTACAAAACCGAGGGGGATTGCCCATGGATACGATGATTGAAGTGGCGCAAAAATATATTGAGGCGGGAAATCAACGCCCCGAACTGCAAAATGTCTTTACCCAGTTTACTTTCTATACCGATCAACAGGAAATTTCGCTGGATAGAGACCAAATTAATGCCCTTAATGTCGATGTTGCCGAAGTTTTGCGAACCTTACAAACTTATCTTGGCTCTAGCTACATCAATGATTTTGTCTTTGCCAACCGTCAATATCGCGTTTATGCCCAAGTCGAGCCAGAATTCAGATCAAATCCTTCAGATATTAGCCGTTTTTATGTCAGGTCTCGTGATGGCTCTTTAATTCAATTGAGTAATTTAGTCAACATAGAAGAAATTAATTATCCTCCCACCCTGACTCACTATAACGTCTATCCCTCGATTAAAATCCAAGCTGCCCCCGCTCCTGGTTACAGTTCCGGTCAAGCTATTCAGGCAATGGAAGCCGTAGCAGAACAAACTTTACCCAATGGTTTTGGCTATGAATGGACGGGAAGTGCTCTAGAAGAACTGTCTGCTGGAGGGGCGACCATTCTCATTTTTGGACTCGGTTTTGTCCTCGTTTTCCTGGTATTAGCAGCCCAATACGAAAGTTACATCGATCCGACGATTATTATGCTCACCGTCCCCCTATCTACCTTGGGAGCTTTATTAGCTATCTGGTTTCGTGCCAATGTTTTGCAAGCGGGTGGATTTTGGCCCATCATCAGCAATGATATCTACGCTCAAGTGGGACTGTTAATGTTGATCGGCATGGCTTCTAAAAACGCCATTCTGATTGTAGAAACCGCGAATCAATACCGAGAAGTCGGGATGAATTTTACCAAGGCAGCGGTAGAAGCAGCAAAATCTCGTTTTCGCCCGATTATGATGACTTCTCTGTCGGGGATAGTGGGCTATATTCCTCTAATGACTGCTTCTGGGGCAGGTGCTCTGAGTCGTTGGTCGATTGGAACTGTCAGTTTTGGTGGTTATTTAATTGCCACTCTCTTAAGTTTGGCAGTTGCCCCCATTTTGTACATTACGATCAAGACGTTTGAAGATAAAGTTCTTAATTCAAACAGAAAGCAGGATGACAAAGTTGAAAGTCCTCCATTCAAAGAGAAAGCAGGAGGACGGAATTGA
- a CDS encoding sodium/hydrogen exchanger codes for MLTTQIALLLLLLIACLAAIALKRLQVPFTVGLVIIGLVAGWLANKIPGLAILQEITLSHELILFLFVPPLVFESALNMNSRMLSRNLKPVAILAVPGLLLSTAIIGILLNWLTPLDFPRALLFGAMISATDPVAVIALFKEFGVPNRLTILIEGESLFNDASAIVTFNIILAVSASGVFGAATIVQGLFQAVVVFAGGILVGTILAGMMAYILTLAEDNALLQATVSGIVAYLAFIIAEHGFHVSGVIAVMTAGLIVGWLKANRVKPEVRTFLHEFWDYAAFVANSLIFLLIGSSTAILLAMTERELYLESSIFWAIASALLARAAVVYTLIPFVNWLSTSEPVDWRYQTVSFWGGLRGAVALALALSLAPDFPDRDLIMVMTLSVALFTIISGGLTMGNLIHALKLDRPTILDRLEDLEASVKVKRQGWQQLAKLESLPIFSQLALTNLKQEYQQAVVDAETRFVAFWSELNSNPQLIRQAIWTQALSIEKQLYQEICDRGIISQMSLDRLKHSINLKQDALLAGNIPPPQEAQFPAASGWEKLMTTLVRRFIPPEQLMGTQQEFKISYEYHAAVAYACANVAQRIKGLAEQIATKALELPGYEGLDATVVEECAQAYQNYSAAALQRIKARTEYSPELILALQQKLARQTILASEEEALAQFIAEGVISSSIGDRLRHHLEVAEPL; via the coding sequence ATGCTAACAACTCAAATAGCCCTTTTGCTCCTCCTGCTGATTGCCTGCCTAGCAGCGATCGCCCTCAAGCGCCTACAAGTCCCCTTCACTGTCGGGCTGGTCATCATTGGCTTGGTGGCAGGCTGGCTAGCGAATAAGATTCCTGGGTTAGCCATCTTACAGGAAATCACTTTATCCCATGAGCTGATTCTATTTTTGTTTGTCCCGCCCCTAGTGTTCGAGTCGGCCTTAAATATGAACAGCCGAATGCTGTCTCGCAACCTGAAACCAGTAGCTATCCTGGCTGTTCCTGGCCTACTGCTGTCTACTGCTATCATCGGCATCCTGCTGAATTGGCTAACTCCCCTGGATTTTCCCCGAGCCTTGCTCTTCGGTGCTATGATTTCCGCTACGGACCCCGTTGCCGTGATTGCTCTGTTCAAAGAGTTTGGCGTACCCAACCGCTTGACGATCTTGATCGAGGGAGAAAGCCTGTTTAACGATGCATCGGCAATCGTCACCTTTAACATTATTCTGGCAGTAAGCGCTTCTGGAGTCTTTGGTGCTGCCACCATCGTGCAAGGCTTGTTCCAAGCTGTCGTCGTCTTTGCTGGAGGAATCTTGGTGGGAACTATTCTGGCAGGCATGATGGCTTATATTCTGACTTTGGCTGAAGATAACGCTCTGTTGCAAGCTACTGTTTCTGGCATTGTTGCTTATCTTGCCTTTATTATTGCCGAGCATGGATTCCACGTTTCTGGCGTGATTGCCGTGATGACGGCTGGGTTGATTGTCGGGTGGCTCAAGGCTAACCGAGTCAAGCCAGAAGTTAGAACATTTCTCCACGAATTTTGGGATTATGCAGCTTTTGTTGCCAATAGCCTAATTTTTTTGCTCATTGGCTCGAGTACGGCTATTTTGCTTGCTATGACCGAGCGAGAATTATATTTGGAAAGTTCGATTTTTTGGGCGATCGCATCTGCTCTCTTGGCTCGCGCTGCAGTCGTTTATACGTTAATTCCTTTCGTGAATTGGCTATCAACATCAGAACCCGTTGACTGGCGCTACCAAACGGTGAGTTTCTGGGGCGGCTTGAGAGGTGCAGTTGCCCTGGCTTTAGCACTGAGTTTAGCTCCTGATTTTCCCGATCGTGATTTGATTATGGTGATGACTCTCTCAGTTGCGCTGTTCACCATCATCAGTGGCGGTCTGACGATGGGCAATCTCATACACGCTTTGAAACTCGACCGACCCACAATTTTAGACCGACTGGAAGACTTAGAAGCTAGCGTTAAGGTCAAGCGGCAAGGTTGGCAACAGCTCGCGAAGTTAGAAAGCCTGCCGATATTTTCTCAATTGGCACTGACCAATCTCAAGCAGGAGTACCAGCAAGCCGTCGTTGACGCTGAAACAAGGTTTGTTGCCTTCTGGTCTGAGCTAAATAGCAACCCTCAACTGATTCGTCAGGCAATTTGGACTCAGGCATTATCGATAGAAAAGCAGCTCTATCAAGAGATTTGCGACAGGGGAATCATCTCGCAGATGAGTCTTGATCGCTTAAAACATTCCATCAATTTGAAGCAGGATGCGCTCCTGGCTGGAAACATCCCACCGCCTCAAGAAGCTCAATTTCCGGCTGCATCTGGCTGGGAAAAGCTAATGACTACCTTGGTTAGAAGATTTATTCCGCCCGAGCAGTTGATGGGAACGCAGCAAGAGTTCAAAATCAGCTATGAATACCATGCTGCCGTTGCCTACGCCTGTGCCAATGTTGCTCAAAGGATAAAGGGTCTAGCCGAGCAAATCGCCACTAAAGCTCTCGAACTGCCGGGGTATGAGGGGTTAGATGCGACAGTTGTCGAAGAGTGTGCCCAAGCTTACCAAAATTACAGTGCGGCTGCTTTGCAAAGAATTAAAGCCAGAACCGAATATTCTCCCGAACTCATACTTGCCCTCCAGCAAAAACTCGCCCGCCAAACCATCTTGGCAAGTGAAGAAGAGGCACTCGCTCAGTTCATCGCCGAGGGAGTAATTTCTTCTTCAATTGGAGATCGACTTCGTCATCATCTCGAAGTTGCAGAACCGTTATAA